From Thermodesulfovibrionales bacterium, a single genomic window includes:
- a CDS encoding twin-arginine translocase TatA/TatE family subunit: MFDLGIQELIVIFVVALIVFGPKRLPELGKSLGKGMLELRKALQGMKEQMDTELDTTPKPGEITAPPIDEQRDEKPGTTGADRQGEKDREMERKDDTVNGR, encoded by the coding sequence ATGTTTGACCTGGGGATTCAGGAGCTCATCGTCATTTTCGTCGTTGCGCTCATCGTCTTCGGACCGAAACGTCTGCCCGAACTCGGGAAGTCTCTCGGTAAAGGGATGCTGGAGTTGAGAAAAGCGCTCCAGGGTATGAAGGAACAGATGGACACGGAGCTCGACACAACACCAAAACCCGGAGAAATTACCGCGCCCCCCATCGATGAGCAGAGGGATGAAAAGCCCGGAACGACAGGGGCTGACCGGCAGGGGGAAAAGGATCGTGAGATGGAAAGGAAGGACGACACCGTAAATGGCCGATGA